Proteins found in one Terribacillus sp. DMT04 genomic segment:
- a CDS encoding DUF456 domain-containing protein, which yields MALDIIAWIIIGLAFIASFAGIIYPVIPSPLMLWIGFLVFQFMLSDGDLSVLFWIAMVILTVILIISDIIANSYFVKKFGGSKWGERIAAIGVIVGSFIFPPIGIIVVPFIAVLVTELVQRRTPKEALYSSIGSLLGFLGGSIAKIVIQLIMIIWFFIAAFV from the coding sequence GTGGCATTAGATATTATTGCGTGGATTATTATTGGGTTGGCATTCATTGCTAGTTTTGCAGGAATTATTTACCCGGTTATCCCATCGCCGCTAATGCTCTGGATTGGTTTCCTTGTGTTCCAATTCATGCTAAGTGATGGCGATTTGTCTGTTCTATTCTGGATTGCAATGGTAATCTTGACGGTCATCTTGATCATATCGGATATTATTGCGAATAGTTACTTTGTGAAGAAATTCGGCGGCAGCAAATGGGGAGAACGAATCGCAGCTATTGGTGTTATTGTCGGTTCGTTTATCTTCCCGCCTATCGGAATCATTGTTGTCCCGTTTATTGCTGTCTTGGTGACAGAGTTAGTCCAAAGAAGAACGCCGAAGGAAGCACTATATTCGTCAATCGGATCGTTGCTAGGTTTCCTCGGTGGATCGATAGCCAAGATTGTCATTCAGCTTATTATGATTATTTGGTTCTTTATCGCAGCATTTGTCTAA
- a CDS encoding YecA family protein, with protein MIKNLKPISLAEVLALYTKSDLDQIRRDYKIKGISQLSKRDLVPKLAELLPEKLALNFATLNEEQYKLIKQAMHNQGYLSASAFEAGRADVLFYKLILFPIDRDNNPFLVIPEECMQVFRTIDSPTYVKQVKQNSAYITLTRGLLYHYGVLSLRDLISHVERLTSGSFDYTYYIDVLHNAALYYDDIRFAASGLADWRVEDPEALLRTIQSRSDLDYYPYTKEQIIQAGEEDYLAVNKPLRAFKTYMQKNYSISNEEIHDLLDEYLGMVKQDIPLQNMVQMFIMEFEVDSEQIIQEVVDLLVALNNNSPKWTLKGYVPTQLRRNPSNVVDLKTYKKTGRNQPCTCGSGKKHKQCCGK; from the coding sequence ATGATTAAAAATCTTAAACCAATCTCTTTAGCAGAAGTACTTGCTCTATATACGAAAAGTGATCTGGACCAAATTAGAAGAGATTATAAAATAAAGGGAATCAGTCAGCTGAGTAAACGTGACTTGGTGCCCAAATTGGCAGAACTGCTTCCCGAAAAGTTAGCACTAAATTTTGCAACATTGAATGAAGAACAATACAAGCTGATCAAGCAGGCAATGCATAATCAAGGCTATCTTTCAGCATCGGCATTCGAAGCAGGCAGGGCAGACGTATTATTTTACAAATTAATTTTGTTTCCAATTGATAGGGATAACAATCCTTTCCTTGTAATCCCTGAAGAGTGTATGCAAGTATTCAGAACAATTGATTCGCCGACCTATGTGAAACAGGTAAAGCAGAATTCTGCGTACATCACGCTTACACGAGGACTGCTGTATCATTACGGCGTACTTTCTTTACGAGATTTAATTTCGCATGTGGAAAGGCTGACTAGCGGCTCTTTTGATTACACTTATTACATTGATGTGCTTCACAATGCTGCCCTGTACTATGACGATATCCGATTTGCTGCAAGTGGATTGGCTGATTGGCGTGTTGAGGATCCAGAAGCGCTGCTGCGCACCATACAAAGCAGGTCTGATTTAGACTATTATCCATATACAAAGGAACAGATTATACAGGCTGGAGAAGAAGACTATCTAGCAGTAAATAAACCACTCCGTGCGTTTAAAACGTATATGCAGAAAAATTACTCCATCAGTAATGAAGAAATTCACGACCTGCTGGATGAGTACTTGGGTATGGTAAAACAAGATATTCCGCTTCAAAACATGGTACAAATGTTTATCATGGAATTTGAGGTTGACTCAGAACAGATTATTCAAGAAGTTGTTGATTTACTGGTTGCTTTAAACAATAACTCACCAAAATGGACGTTGAAAGGTTATGTGCCTACACAGCTGCGCAGAAACCCTTCCAATGTAGTGGATCTGAAAACATACAAAAAAACTGGACGTAATCAGCCTTGTACGTGTGGAAGCGGAAAAAAACATAAACAGTGCTGCGGTAAATAA
- a CDS encoding carbon-nitrogen family hydrolase has translation MKLALVQHNVVFGDPDTNYEQVEALIKEAQKNADVIVLPELWTTGYDLTRLDQISDTHGETTKHFIHDLAKTYQVHIVAGSIAKRTKSGVYNTMLVYGPTGDLLHEYDKAHLFRLMDEEKYLHQGDKTASFSLGAVQAAGVICYDIRFPEFIRTHMINGQQVLFVAAEWPKPRLDHWRALLLSRAIENQCYVVACNRAGSDPANTFAGHSVIIGPWGEIIAEAGEEATILYGEANLEQVDDVRNQIPVFQDRRPTIYDVQG, from the coding sequence ATGAAACTAGCGCTTGTACAGCACAATGTTGTCTTTGGTGATCCTGATACAAATTACGAACAAGTTGAAGCGTTAATTAAAGAAGCTCAGAAAAACGCCGACGTGATTGTGCTTCCTGAGCTGTGGACAACGGGTTATGATTTGACAAGACTTGATCAAATTAGTGATACGCACGGCGAAACAACAAAACACTTTATCCATGATTTGGCGAAGACATACCAGGTACACATTGTTGCTGGCAGTATTGCAAAACGTACAAAATCCGGCGTTTATAATACGATGCTTGTTTATGGCCCAACTGGTGACCTGCTGCATGAATATGATAAGGCACATCTATTTCGTTTAATGGATGAGGAAAAGTATCTACACCAAGGGGACAAAACGGCATCGTTCTCTTTAGGGGCAGTACAAGCTGCCGGCGTCATTTGTTATGATATTCGCTTCCCTGAATTCATCCGCACACATATGATTAACGGACAGCAAGTTCTGTTTGTCGCCGCAGAATGGCCAAAACCGCGGCTGGATCATTGGCGCGCCCTTCTGTTAAGCCGCGCTATTGAAAACCAATGTTATGTTGTTGCTTGCAATCGTGCCGGCAGTGATCCTGCTAATACGTTCGCCGGCCACAGCGTCATCATTGGCCCATGGGGAGAAATAATCGCAGAAGCAGGCGAGGAAGCGACAATCCTATATGGTGAAGCCAATCTGGAGCAAGTGGATGATGTGCGAAACCAAATTCCCGTATTCCAGGACAGACGGCCAACAATTTATGACGTGCAAGGATAA
- a CDS encoding helix-turn-helix transcriptional regulator — protein MKIIQSGFKANNDYTIHFESSLLWEAALGIAAITNTSLSGTLEHIDKMWDNPENGFSDQLQRSLKIVHERNTWKALLQLLHHSNAHSLADWSEEIKQLSATTLREQCLPYIGSSFEETRKEAASGDKHSIAKLQEITADNPFFPDYIAFIAQTDSQFLKEHLLSVMTDWFQEVIKPREEGLQDMLARDTVDKKRKLETMEKLDFMRWITHSPSFKPDESIHTILFIPHYYYRPWTITADLPGTKVFYYPVHANSIDPENRYNPDTMLVRKYKALGDAMRLHLLKRLNEGEQTLQQLAEQMPAAKSTLHHHLKMLKSAGLIDSNKQVYYVNKQSIAPLDSELYHFLKE, from the coding sequence ATGAAGATAATTCAGTCTGGGTTTAAAGCAAATAATGATTATACCATTCATTTCGAATCATCGTTACTCTGGGAAGCGGCTTTAGGTATTGCCGCGATAACGAACACATCACTTTCTGGTACGCTTGAGCATATTGATAAGATGTGGGATAACCCAGAAAATGGCTTTTCAGATCAACTTCAACGTTCTTTAAAGATTGTACATGAGCGGAATACATGGAAAGCACTGCTCCAATTACTCCATCATTCTAATGCGCATAGCTTAGCTGATTGGTCAGAAGAAATTAAACAGTTGTCTGCTACCACGTTGCGTGAACAGTGCCTCCCGTATATCGGCAGTTCGTTCGAAGAAACTCGAAAAGAAGCTGCGTCTGGTGATAAGCATAGCATTGCAAAACTTCAAGAAATAACCGCGGATAATCCTTTCTTTCCAGACTATATTGCTTTTATTGCACAAACAGACAGTCAGTTCCTAAAAGAGCATTTGCTTTCCGTCATGACGGATTGGTTCCAGGAAGTGATCAAACCGCGCGAAGAAGGATTACAGGATATGCTGGCACGAGATACGGTAGATAAAAAGCGCAAGCTGGAAACGATGGAAAAGTTAGATTTCATGCGCTGGATAACACACAGTCCAAGCTTTAAGCCAGATGAGTCCATCCATACCATTCTATTCATCCCGCATTACTACTACAGACCGTGGACAATAACCGCTGACTTGCCAGGCACAAAGGTGTTTTATTATCCGGTCCATGCAAATAGCATCGATCCAGAAAACAGATATAATCCGGATACGATGCTCGTACGTAAATATAAAGCGCTCGGCGATGCCATGCGCCTTCATTTGCTAAAACGATTAAACGAAGGTGAACAAACACTGCAGCAGCTGGCAGAGCAAATGCCTGCCGCTAAATCAACACTGCATCATCACTTAAAAATGTTGAAATCTGCAGGACTGATTGATTCCAATAAACAAGTTTACTATGTAAACAAACAAAGTATTGCTCCCTTGGATAGTGAACTGTACCACTTTCTAAAGGAGTAG
- a CDS encoding S8 family serine peptidase, with protein MKRKLASVAAVAMLGLAAFQPLQASAAPDQTAKHEEVRVLVKQKDGVFTAQATDKVKQEHGVRNSFGNQGFTTEVSKKELKELKADKALEVTEVSVYTKQEVTKKRDVSAQAISNRTPWGIEAIYNNPSITRTSGGDNINIAVLDSGTSVNHPDLAANVEQCIDFTQYYSGQVNGSCVDRDGHGTHVSGSALANGGNGSGIYGVAPEADLWAYKVLGDDGRGFSDDIANAIQKAADEGANRGERVIISMSLGGKKDPLIESAVSYANSRGALVIAATGNSGPYEGSISYPAALPGAVGVANLENRQQNGTYRVGDSSSRGYSRTDGDYRIQEGDVEVSAPGSAIISTYPGNGYASLTGTSMATPHISGLAAKIWSENTSLSSSQVRQTLQARAQSNDILGGYGAARGDDYASGFGFPLVQ; from the coding sequence ATGAAAAGAAAACTGGCAAGTGTCGCTGCAGTGGCTATGTTAGGATTAGCTGCTTTCCAGCCGTTACAAGCTTCCGCTGCACCAGATCAAACGGCAAAGCATGAGGAAGTGCGAGTACTGGTAAAACAGAAGGACGGTGTCTTCACAGCGCAAGCTACAGATAAAGTGAAGCAGGAGCACGGTGTCCGAAACAGCTTTGGCAATCAGGGATTTACAACGGAAGTATCCAAAAAAGAACTCAAAGAACTGAAAGCTGATAAAGCTTTGGAAGTCACAGAAGTAAGCGTGTATACCAAACAGGAAGTGACGAAAAAACGAGACGTCTCCGCTCAGGCGATATCCAATCGTACACCTTGGGGTATAGAAGCAATTTATAACAATCCATCCATTACCCGCACGTCCGGCGGTGATAATATTAATATTGCCGTTTTGGATTCAGGTACATCTGTTAATCACCCTGACCTCGCAGCCAATGTGGAGCAATGCATTGACTTTACGCAATATTACAGTGGACAAGTGAACGGGAGTTGTGTCGACCGTGATGGCCATGGCACACATGTTTCCGGAAGTGCGCTGGCTAATGGGGGCAATGGTTCTGGAATTTACGGTGTAGCACCCGAAGCTGACCTTTGGGCTTACAAAGTGCTTGGCGATGATGGTCGCGGTTTTTCTGATGATATAGCTAACGCGATTCAAAAAGCTGCTGATGAGGGGGCAAACCGTGGCGAGCGAGTCATTATCTCCATGTCACTTGGCGGCAAAAAAGATCCGCTTATAGAAAGTGCTGTCAGTTATGCGAACAGCAGAGGAGCGCTTGTTATAGCTGCAACAGGTAACTCCGGTCCTTATGAAGGATCAATTAGTTATCCAGCTGCATTGCCGGGAGCAGTCGGTGTAGCCAATCTGGAAAATCGCCAGCAAAATGGTACATACCGCGTGGGTGATTCTTCTTCCAGAGGATACAGCCGAACAGACGGTGATTATAGGATCCAGGAAGGCGATGTGGAAGTATCAGCACCTGGGTCAGCAATTATTTCCACTTATCCTGGAAATGGGTATGCGTCTTTAACAGGTACATCCATGGCGACTCCGCATATTTCCGGATTAGCAGCAAAAATTTGGTCTGAAAATACAAGCTTAAGCAGCTCGCAAGTGCGACAAACATTGCAAGCACGTGCGCAATCTAACGACATACTTGGCGGTTACGGAGCAGCAAGAGGCGATGATTATGCTTCAGGTTTCGGTTTCCCACTTGTTCAATAA
- a CDS encoding iron-containing alcohol dehydrogenase family protein, whose translation MTIQIKGAPNYYACEENILESLPAKLAEMAWTNGLLIHGDASWKSAAPFLDPIDLPVTRVAYNGQCTHAEAARLADAAQEQEAQFIIGVGGGKVLDTAKAAANDANLPVILIPTIVSNCSPWASLSVFYDEAGNFVEYTIFPRSTFMLLVEPKLLLTTPAPYLIAGIGDTLAKWYEADALTEKMTDQPLAVQISRSAARLCRDILIAEGDAAICSLQNHRADSAFLRVAETVIMAGGMVGGFGDEYGRIAGAHSIHNGLTRVAETHEQLHGNKVAYGILVQLALEEKFDEILVLLPTYRRLGLPTVLKELGIKDNIETAMKTAADGAVAPGESIHFMHVSSSEQVVEAMQRLESFIAENQGVKQ comes from the coding sequence ATGACCATTCAAATAAAAGGCGCTCCCAACTATTACGCCTGTGAAGAAAATATATTAGAAAGTCTGCCTGCAAAGCTAGCAGAAATGGCTTGGACAAACGGTCTGCTTATACATGGCGATGCATCGTGGAAATCCGCAGCTCCGTTTCTTGATCCTATTGACTTGCCCGTTACACGCGTTGCCTATAATGGGCAGTGCACACATGCAGAAGCTGCACGTCTAGCAGATGCAGCACAAGAGCAAGAAGCACAGTTCATCATTGGCGTTGGCGGCGGAAAAGTTTTGGATACTGCAAAAGCAGCAGCTAATGATGCTAACCTGCCAGTTATCTTAATTCCAACCATCGTCTCCAACTGTTCGCCATGGGCTTCTCTTAGTGTTTTCTATGATGAAGCAGGAAACTTTGTTGAATATACCATCTTCCCCCGCAGTACGTTTATGCTGCTTGTAGAGCCCAAGCTCCTGCTCACAACACCTGCTCCCTATTTAATCGCGGGAATTGGCGATACATTAGCGAAGTGGTATGAAGCAGATGCACTTACCGAGAAAATGACCGATCAGCCCCTTGCTGTCCAAATTTCCCGCAGTGCAGCTAGATTATGCCGCGATATTTTAATTGCAGAAGGGGATGCAGCGATTTGCTCACTGCAAAATCATCGTGCAGACAGTGCCTTTTTACGTGTTGCAGAAACCGTTATTATGGCCGGCGGTATGGTAGGCGGTTTTGGAGATGAATATGGACGCATTGCCGGTGCACATTCTATCCATAACGGCTTGACACGAGTAGCAGAAACACACGAACAGCTGCACGGCAATAAAGTCGCTTACGGTATTCTTGTACAGCTGGCTTTGGAGGAGAAATTTGATGAGATTTTAGTGCTGCTTCCTACGTACCGCAGACTTGGTTTACCTACTGTCTTAAAAGAGCTTGGTATTAAAGATAATATAGAAACTGCGATGAAAACTGCTGCGGACGGCGCAGTTGCTCCCGGGGAATCGATTCACTTTATGCATGTCTCCTCTTCCGAACAAGTAGTAGAAGCTATGCAGCGTTTGGAATCATTCATAGCAGAAAATCAAGGAGTGAAACAATGA
- a CDS encoding NUDIX hydrolase, which produces MVYHRAFGVYAVIYKKGELLVIHKGRGPYCNRYDLPGGSLEEGEGLLEAVILEVKEETGLSATISRQIGAVDFVLPWKWKNFTHVHHTAVLYVAEVTGDLQVPEQFAGQDAKGATWIPIIQISAANSSPLVTQAVNWLRSGELPLETVVYSDWEVKKGCF; this is translated from the coding sequence ATGGTGTATCATCGTGCATTTGGTGTTTATGCTGTCATCTATAAAAAAGGAGAATTACTCGTTATTCATAAAGGGAGAGGTCCGTATTGTAACCGATATGATTTGCCTGGAGGCAGTCTGGAAGAAGGAGAGGGCTTACTGGAGGCTGTTATTCTTGAAGTAAAAGAAGAGACAGGCTTGTCAGCAACTATTTCTAGGCAAATTGGAGCGGTTGATTTCGTGCTTCCATGGAAGTGGAAGAACTTTACCCATGTGCATCATACAGCTGTTTTGTATGTTGCAGAGGTGACGGGAGACTTGCAGGTTCCCGAGCAGTTTGCCGGGCAAGATGCGAAAGGGGCGACTTGGATACCAATCATTCAGATATCCGCCGCAAACAGTTCTCCTTTAGTAACACAAGCAGTAAATTGGCTTCGTTCAGGTGAACTGCCGCTGGAAACGGTCGTCTATTCAGATTGGGAAGTGAAGAAGGGGTGTTTTTAA
- a CDS encoding MFS transporter yields the protein MTEQRITLTHPLSRLMMSTTIANMAGQVYSILLPLLVLEVTSSPIAVTATIAAERASMVLQPFVGPILDRANWKGILLLADIVRFACFLLLSALAASGHLSMLFLIALSFVIGFAAIFYQGAQFTAIPFIVTARQLHFANSLESALYQLSIVIGPSIGGVVLLFFHMQSSLIVMSTLAFFAVWLIFLLPYQQKPASAKPFSLSVYTQELKEGFAFIYCKKEIWFTNLILLISNFGIQFLIVLLVIYVNKLTHDPLLIGIVLSAGGIGAVSGTVLGFYADRVGTYRQILFTAKLIGGLSIIFISLTDNIWLIALLNLIGTSSAGAINPIIKTIRQQYTPQHLLGRVQASSRFITFTLLPVASICGGLLSEWIGMESTIMLGGGIATISVLFIWKLPRDL from the coding sequence ATGACAGAACAGCGAATTACGTTAACCCATCCATTATCCCGCCTGATGATGAGTACGACGATAGCCAATATGGCCGGACAAGTGTACAGCATCCTTCTTCCGCTACTCGTGCTGGAAGTGACATCTTCTCCCATCGCTGTTACGGCCACCATTGCTGCCGAACGAGCATCGATGGTGCTGCAGCCTTTCGTAGGACCTATTTTAGACAGAGCCAATTGGAAAGGTATATTGCTGCTGGCTGACATTGTTCGATTTGCTTGTTTTCTGCTTCTCAGTGCGTTGGCTGCATCAGGTCACTTGTCGATGTTGTTCTTAATCGCACTTTCTTTTGTCATTGGATTTGCTGCTATCTTTTATCAAGGAGCACAATTTACCGCCATCCCATTTATCGTCACTGCCAGACAGCTTCATTTTGCAAACAGCCTCGAGAGCGCTCTTTATCAGCTGAGTATTGTGATCGGTCCCAGCATCGGCGGCGTTGTACTTTTATTCTTCCATATGCAGTCTAGCTTAATCGTCATGAGTACCCTTGCTTTCTTCGCAGTTTGGCTGATTTTTCTCCTGCCTTACCAGCAAAAGCCTGCTAGCGCTAAACCGTTTTCGCTCTCTGTTTACACACAAGAATTAAAGGAAGGCTTTGCATTCATATACTGCAAAAAAGAAATCTGGTTTACAAATCTGATTCTATTAATCTCCAATTTTGGTATTCAATTTCTTATTGTCTTGCTTGTCATCTATGTGAATAAGCTTACACATGATCCGCTGTTAATTGGTATCGTCTTATCTGCCGGTGGTATTGGTGCTGTATCTGGCACAGTGCTCGGTTTTTATGCAGATCGAGTAGGTACTTACAGACAGATACTATTTACCGCCAAGTTAATTGGCGGCTTATCCATCATCTTTATTAGTCTGACAGACAACATCTGGCTGATAGCTCTCCTCAATTTAATTGGGACATCATCTGCCGGAGCAATTAACCCAATTATTAAAACTATACGTCAGCAATACACACCACAGCATTTATTAGGACGTGTCCAAGCATCATCCCGGTTCATCACATTTACATTATTGCCAGTCGCCTCTATTTGCGGCGGTTTGCTGTCAGAGTGGATTGGTATGGAATCAACAATCATGCTCGGCGGAGGGATTGCCACTATCTCCGTGCTATTTATTTGGAAATTACCTCGCGACCTATAA
- a CDS encoding glycosyltransferase family 2 protein yields MHSISLCMIVKNEEEVLAGCLESVQDLVDEIIIVDTGSTDKTKEIASQFTSRIFDFEWINDFSAARNYSFSKATSDYIMWLDADDVLLSKDQAALRDLWSGIHDDVDVVSMYYHTALDEAGRPLFLYRRNRIVKRSKNFRWRGAVHEYLEFGGNIVASEIAVTHRKSEKSHVLSDRNLRIYESYVASGRELTPRDMFYYANELKDHGKLEQAKSYYMEFLRSKQGWVEDNIRACQYLADCCKATGDTEAYRMHLFRSFQYDRPRPEFCCFIGDFFTEEQNYDAGAYWYRQALDYEGKELPGFSVPAYTTWYPYVQLTLCYSRLGLMEQAKSAHLQAVSYHPDHPSVQHNAAFFEKLRL; encoded by the coding sequence ATGCATTCTATCAGTCTTTGTATGATCGTTAAGAACGAAGAAGAAGTCCTTGCTGGCTGTTTGGAGAGTGTGCAGGATTTAGTAGATGAAATTATCATTGTCGATACGGGTTCAACAGATAAGACCAAGGAGATTGCTTCCCAGTTTACAAGCCGAATTTTTGATTTTGAATGGATCAACGATTTTTCTGCGGCTAGAAATTACAGCTTTAGTAAAGCGACAAGTGACTATATTATGTGGCTGGATGCAGATGATGTCCTATTGTCAAAAGATCAAGCAGCGCTTCGTGATTTATGGAGTGGAATACATGATGATGTGGATGTGGTGTCTATGTATTACCACACCGCCTTGGATGAAGCAGGGCGTCCGTTATTTTTGTATAGACGCAACCGGATTGTGAAGCGCAGCAAAAACTTTCGCTGGCGCGGGGCAGTGCATGAGTACTTGGAATTTGGAGGGAATATTGTTGCATCAGAAATAGCGGTCACACATCGTAAAAGTGAAAAGTCCCATGTGCTCTCTGACCGCAATTTGCGTATCTATGAATCCTACGTGGCCTCTGGCAGAGAACTGACGCCAAGAGACATGTTTTATTATGCAAATGAATTGAAAGACCATGGAAAGCTTGAACAGGCAAAGTCTTATTATATGGAATTTCTACGTTCCAAACAGGGCTGGGTAGAAGATAATATTCGCGCCTGTCAGTATTTAGCGGATTGCTGTAAAGCTACAGGCGATACCGAAGCTTATCGTATGCATCTGTTTCGTTCTTTTCAATATGACCGTCCGCGACCGGAATTTTGCTGTTTTATTGGAGACTTTTTTACAGAAGAACAAAACTATGATGCAGGCGCGTATTGGTACCGGCAAGCTTTGGATTATGAAGGAAAGGAACTGCCAGGCTTTAGTGTACCTGCGTATACGACGTGGTACCCATATGTTCAGCTGACGCTTTGTTACTCTCGGCTAGGACTGATGGAACAAGCGAAGTCTGCCCATCTTCAAGCTGTTTCTTATCATCCAGATCATCCGAGTGTCCAGCATAATGCGGCGTTTTTTGAGAAGCTAAGGCTTTAA
- a CDS encoding copper resistance D family protein, which yields MILVPLMELLSYIAFSFVAGYLVFRLVRKQEAAVQTPRSDVLAGAASAALVTSGPVINLVSLIGAKDGYGKALLTVLFQTTAGHVWLGIFLLAICVWVLLYVNKLPVTTLVLFLGMLFLHAYGSHSSGSVMDTLAHFVHLSAAVFWVGVLVHVCFYTSKHFSWESFLKWFAPFAAVLVMAVIGSGIIVMLFAMDIQDYGNALMLTYGQMLLIKHIVFIPVLVFTVINLFLVRKVRQHPHFQPLNWIRAEAFLLAIVFACSALLGSSAAPADIAEALRNAGAAPIFGSIFQRVTAGSVATWYMSITGIVCFVGAGLFLGSILYFCKKRARASFALAAACAASGLLYAAIMSSLRF from the coding sequence ATGATTCTTGTTCCGTTAATGGAATTGCTATCGTACATTGCATTCTCTTTTGTCGCTGGTTATCTTGTCTTTCGTCTTGTTCGCAAACAAGAAGCGGCAGTTCAGACACCGCGAAGTGATGTCTTGGCTGGTGCGGCGTCCGCTGCACTTGTCACAAGCGGTCCTGTTATTAACCTGGTTTCTCTTATCGGAGCAAAAGACGGTTATGGAAAAGCGTTGTTAACCGTTTTATTTCAGACAACTGCTGGTCATGTGTGGCTTGGGATCTTTTTGCTGGCTATTTGCGTTTGGGTGCTGTTGTATGTGAATAAACTGCCAGTGACTACGCTCGTTCTTTTTCTTGGCATGTTGTTTCTTCATGCTTATGGGAGCCATTCAAGCGGAAGTGTAATGGATACGTTGGCTCACTTTGTGCACTTAAGTGCCGCTGTGTTTTGGGTAGGTGTGCTGGTACACGTGTGTTTTTACACTTCCAAACACTTTAGTTGGGAAAGTTTCCTAAAATGGTTCGCCCCATTTGCTGCAGTGCTTGTTATGGCAGTGATAGGAAGCGGCATTATTGTCATGTTGTTTGCCATGGATATACAAGATTACGGCAATGCGTTAATGCTGACGTATGGACAGATGTTACTCATCAAGCATATTGTGTTTATTCCCGTGCTTGTCTTTACTGTTATTAACCTGTTTTTGGTGAGAAAAGTGCGGCAGCATCCTCACTTTCAGCCGTTAAATTGGATCCGGGCAGAGGCGTTTCTTTTAGCTATTGTGTTTGCTTGTTCAGCGCTGCTGGGGTCTTCGGCAGCACCCGCAGATATAGCAGAAGCGTTAAGAAATGCTGGAGCTGCACCGATATTCGGCAGTATATTTCAACGTGTGACAGCTGGAAGTGTCGCAACCTGGTATATGAGCATAACTGGGATTGTTTGCTTTGTTGGAGCGGGACTATTTTTAGGGAGCATTCTTTATTTTTGCAAAAAAAGAGCGAGGGCTAGCTTTGCCTTGGCAGCTGCATGTGCTGCTTCGGGACTTTTGTACGCTGCAATTATGTCTAGTTTGCGATTCTAA
- a CDS encoding DUF3817 domain-containing protein: protein MEATLKWFRIIGFLEGTSLLLLLIVAMPLKYMMDIPIFVTYIGAIHGGLFVLYVAWTGYTTLKVGWGLKWAFFALIASVIPFGYYIFDMRLQKTEYA from the coding sequence ATGGAAGCGACACTAAAATGGTTCCGTATAATCGGCTTTTTGGAAGGAACGTCTTTGCTTCTGCTGCTAATCGTAGCAATGCCGTTGAAATACATGATGGACATACCAATCTTCGTAACCTATATCGGCGCCATCCACGGAGGACTATTCGTTCTGTATGTAGCCTGGACTGGCTACACCACATTGAAAGTCGGCTGGGGATTGAAATGGGCTTTCTTCGCCTTGATTGCATCCGTTATTCCGTTCGGTTATTATATTTTCGATATGCGACTACAGAAAACAGAATATGCATAA